Proteins encoded within one genomic window of Tachysurus vachellii isolate PV-2020 chromosome 16, HZAU_Pvac_v1, whole genome shotgun sequence:
- the mest gene encoding mesoderm-specific transcript homolog protein isoform X2: protein MTAIPLESNHSYTEGGKEVAHATKKATRLHLVCFGVQAGAERVSTCAVMREWWQRAVLLFFLPLLAVYLHVPQPSLSPALNAWRSSGRFFSFRGSKIFYRESLGAVGSSDVVLLLHGFPTSSYDWHKVWEPLSQRFNRVIALDFLGFGFSNKPRPHGYSVFEQAAVVEALISHLGLDEQKINLLSHDYGDTVALELLYRSDNNRTGHMAINSLCLSNGGIFPETHYPRFLQKVLKDYGFISPLLTRLMNFYIFSKGIGEVFGPYTQPAEAELWDMWTGIRFNDGNLVMDSILQYINQRLKHRDRWVGALTSTLTP, encoded by the exons ATGACAGCGATCCCTTTAGAGTCAAATCACAGCTACacggaaggagggaaggaagtaGCTCATGCCACCAAAAAAGCCACCAGACTTCACCT tgtgtgttttggtgttcaGGCAGGAGCTGAGCGTGTGTCTACCTGCGCAGTGATGAGGGAGTGGTGGCAGCGTGCGGTTCTGCtgttcttcctccctctccTCGCCGTCTACCTGCACGTCCCGCAGCCGTCGCTGTCACCCGCCCTGAACGCCTGGCGCTCCTCCGGACGCTTCTTCAGCTTCAGGGGAAGTAAAATCTTTTACAGAG AGTCTCTGGGTGCTGTGGGGAGCTCTGATGTGGTGCTGCTGCTTCATGGGTTTCCAACCTCGAGCTACGACTGGCACAAG GTTTGGGAGCCTCTGAGTCAGCGCTTTAACAGAGTCATCGCACTCGACTTCCTCGGCTTCGGCTTCTCAAACAAACCT AGGCCACACGGCTATTCTGTGTTCGAGCAGGCTGCTGTAGTGGAGGCTTTAATCTCACATCTGGGTCTCGATGAGCAGAAGATCAACCTGCTGTCTCATGACTACGGAGACACTGTAGCACTGGAGCTCCTGTACAG GAGTGACAACAATCGAACTGGACACATGGCTATAAACAGCCTCTGCCTTTCAAATGGAG GGATCTTCCCCGAGACGCATTACCCCAGGTTCCTTCAGAAG GTCCTGAAGGATTATGGTTTCATCTCCCCGCTGCTTACCAGACTTATGAACTTCTACATCTTCTCTAAAGG GATCGGAGAAGTCTTCGGTCCGTACACTCAGCCGGCTGAAGCCGAGCTCTGGGACATGTGGACGGGAATCCGCTTTAACGACGGAAACCTGGTGATGGAcag CATCCTGCAGTATATTAATCAGagactgaagcacagagacCGATGGGTTGGAGCGCTCACGTCTACGTTAACaccat
- the atp2b1a gene encoding plasma membrane calcium-transporting ATPase 1 isoform X1: MANNSYSGVKNSIAEPNHDGEFGCSLKELRSIMELRGAEGLQKIQDTYGDVNGLCNRLKTSPVDGLSGNLADIESRKSVFGQNFIPPKKPKTFLQLVWEALQDVTLIILEVAAIISLGLSFYRPPETNDHKCGEGSGGVEDEGESEAGWIEGAAILLSVICVVLVTAFNDWSKEKQFRGLQSRIEQEQKFTVVRAGQVIQIPVAEIVVGDVAQIKYGDLLPADGVLIQGNDLKIDESSLTGESDHVKKLIDKDPMLLSGTHVMEGSGKMVVTAIGVNSQTGIIFTLLGAGEEDDDDEKEEKKKEKERKKDKKNKKQDGSVENRKKAKAQDGAAMEMQPLNSDEGADAEEKRKANLPKKEKSVLQGKLTKLAVQIGKAGLVMSAITVLILVVLFIVNTFWLQGLPWEKSCTPIYIQYFVKFFIIGVTVLVVAVPEGLPLAVTISLAYSVKKMMKDNNLVRHLDACETMGNATAICSDKTGTLTMNRMTVVQVYIAEQHYRKVPEPEVIPASTMDLLVLGISVNSAYTTKIMPPEKEGGLARQVGNKTECALLGFVLDLKKDYQAIRNEIPEEKLYKVYTFNSVRKSMSTVLKNADGSFRMFSKGASEILLKKCFKILTANGETKVFRPRDRDDMVKKVIEPMASEGLRTICLAYRDFPASEGEPEWENEAEILSRLTCVCVVGIEDPVRPEVPDAIRKCQRAGITVRMVTGDNINTARAIATKCGILQPGDDFLCLEGKEFNRRIRNEKGEIEQERIDKIWPKLRVLARSSPTDKHTLVKGIIDSTALEQRQVVAVTGDGTNDGPALKKADVGFAMGIAGTDVAKEASDIILTDDNFSSIVKAVMWGRNVYDSISKFLQFQLTVNVVAVIVAFTGACITQDSPLKAVQMLWVNLIMDTFASLALATEPPTESLLLRKPYGRNKPLISRTMMKNILGHAVYQLTVIFTLLFAGEKLFDIDSGRNTPLHAPPSEHYTIVFNTFVLMQLFNEINARKIHGERNVFDGIFNNLIFCSIVFGTFIIQIVIVQFGGKPFSCVGLSIEHWLWCVFLGCGCLLWGQVISSIPTSRLKFLKTAGHGTQKEEIPDEELEDMEDHDEIDHAERELRRGQILWFRGLNRIQTQIRVVNAFRSSLSPYEGLEKPESRSSIHNFMTHPEFRIEDSEPHIPLIDDTDAEDDAPTKRNATPTPPPPPSPSPNQNNNAVDSGVHLFLDNSKPATPSAPASPMHSVETSL, from the exons GTTTAAGTGGGAACCTTGCTGATATCGAAAGCAGAAAATCAGTGTTTGGACAGAACTTTATACCTCCGAAAAAGCCAAAAACTTTTCTTCAGTTAGTATGGGAAGCGTTACAAGACGTAACGTTGATCATTCTAGAAGTGGCAGCCATAATTTCATTAGGCCTTTCTTTTTATAGACCTCCGGAAACAAACGATCACA AATGCGGGGAAGGATCAGGAGGAGTAGAAGACGAGGGCGAGTCCGAGGCAGGATGGATCGAAGGAGCTGCCATCCTCCTTTCTGTAATCTGCGTGGTGCTAGTGACCGCCTTTAACGACTGGAGTAAAGAGAAGCAGTTCCGTGGCTTACAGAGCCGCATTGAACAAGAGCAGAAGTTTACAGTGGTGCGCGCCGGGCAAGTCATTCAGATCCCCGTGGCTGAGATCGTAGTCGGGGATGTCGCACAAATCAAATACG GTGACCTCTTACCCGCCGACGGCGTTCTCATCCAAGGGAACGATCTTAAAATCGACGAGAGCTCTCTGACAGGAGAATCGGACCACGTGAAGAAGCTGATAGATAAAGATCCAATGCTGTTGTCAG GTACCCATGTCATGGAGGGCTCTGGAAAAATGGTCGTCACCGCCATCGGAGTCAACTCCCAGACCGGAATCATCTTCACGCTGCTCGGGGCAggagaggaggatgatgatgacgaaaaagaggagaagaagaaagaaaaagagaggaagaaagacaaaaaaa ACAAAAAGCAAGATGGCTCTgtggagaacagaaagaaag ctaAAGCCCAGGATGGAGCAGCAATGGAAATGCAACCCCTGAACAGTGACGAAGGGGCAGATGCAGAGGAGAAGCGCAAAGCCAACTtgccaaaaaaagagaaatctgTTCTCCAAGGGAAGCTGACTAAACTAGCAGTCCAAATCGGCAAAGCAG GTCTGGTGATGTCTGCCATCACTGTCCTTATCCTGGTGGTGTTGTTTATAGTGAACACCTTTTGGCTGCAAGGCCTTCCATGGGAGAAGAGCTGCACACCCATATACATCCAGTATTTCGTCAAGTTCTTCATCATCGGCGTGACCGTCCTGGTGGTGGCCGTCCCCGAGGGTCTGCCTCTTGCCGTCACTATTTCGCTGGCTTACTCTGTCAAA AAAATGATGAAGGACAACAATTTGGTAAGGCATTTAGATGCCTGCGAGACCATGGGCAATGCTACTGCCATCTGTTCAGATAAAACAGGCACTCTAACCATGAACAGGATGACCGTCGTGCAGGTTTACATCGCAGAACAGCACTACAGGAAGGTCCCTGAGCCGGAGGTAATCCCTGCCAGCACCATGGACCTGCTCGTTCTGGGCATCAGTGTCAACAGTGCTTACACCACCAAGATCATG CCTCCTGAGAAGGAGGGAGGTCTGGCCCGTCAAGTGGGCAACAAAACCGAATGTGCCTTGCTTGGCTTTGTGCTGGACCTGAAAAAAGACTACCAAGCAATCCGCAACGAGATCCCAGAGGAGAAACTCTATAAAGTTTACACTTTCAACTCTGTCAGGAAATCCATGAGCACCGTGCTGAAGAACGCTGACGGAAGCTTCCGGATGTTCAGCAAAGGAGCCTCGGAAATTCTACTCAAGAA ATGTTTTAAGATCCTTACAGCCAATGGTGAGACCAAGGTGTTCCGGCCCAGAGACAGAGACGACATGGTGAAGAAAGTGATCGAGCCCATGGCGTCTGAAGGCCTGAGGACAATATGCCTGGCCTACAGAGACTTCCCCGCCTCCGAAGGGGAACCCGAGTGGGAAAACGAGGCCGAGATACTCTCCAGACTcacctgtgtgtgcgtggtggGCATCGAGGACCCCGTCAGACCGGAA GTCCCAGACGCTATTAGAAAGTGCCAGCGTGCCGGGATTACAGTGCGCATGGTGACCGGGGACAACATCAACACAGCCCGTGCCATAGCAACTAAATGTGGCATCCTGCAGCCTGGAGATGATTTTCTCTGCCTGGAAGGTAAAGAGTTCAACCGGCGGATACGCAACGAGAAAGGAGAG ATTGAACAGGAGCGAATTGATAAAATATGGCCGAAACTCCGAGTCCTGGCGAGATCCTCTCCGACAGACAAGCATACGTTAGTTAAAG GCATCATTGACAGCACTGCCTTAGAACAGAGACAAGTAGTAGCAGTAACGGGAGACGGTACGAACGACGGCCCTGCCTTGAAAAAGGCTGACGTCGGATTTGCTATG GGCATCGCAGGCACAGATGTAGCTAAAGAGGCTTCTGACATCATTCTCACCGACGACAACTTCTCCAGCATCGTCAAAGCGGTCATGTGGGGCCGCAACGTCTACGACAGCATCTCCAAATTCCTGCAGTTCCAGCTCACCGTCAACGTAGTGGCTGTGATCGTGGCCTTCACCGGAGCTTGCATCACACAG GATTCTCCATTGAAGGCAGTACAGATGTTGTGGGTAAATCTGATCATGGACACCTTTGCCTCACTGGCTCTGGCTACGGAGCCTCCCACGGAGTCTCTGCTGCTGAGGAAGCCGTACGGCCGAAACAAACCGTTAATCTCCAGAACCATGATGAAGAACATCCTGGGCCATGCCGTTTACCAGCTCACCGTCATCTTCACTCTGCTGTTTGCAG GTGAAAAACTGTTCGACATAGACAGCGGCCGTAACACCCCTCTCCACGCGCCGCCTTCTGAACACTACACCATCGTCTTCAACACCTTTGTGTTGATGCAGCTCTTCAACGAAATCAACGCTCGCAAGATCCACGGCGAAAGGAACGTCTTCGACGGTATCTTCAACAACCTTATCTTCTGCTCCATTGTCTTCGGCACGTTCATCATCCAG ATTGTCATTGTTCAGTTTGGAGGGAAGCCCTTTAGCTGTGTGGGTCTCAGCATCGAGCACTGGCTCTGGTGCGTTTTCTTAGGCTGTGGCTGTCTGCTCTGGGGTCAG GTGATCTCCTCCATCCCGACCAGTCGCCTGAAGTTCCTGAAGACGGCCGGTCACGGAACTCAGAAGGAAGAGATCCCAGACGAGGAGCTAGAGGACATGGAGGACCACGACGAGATCGACCACGCCGAGCGTGAGCTTCGCAGGGGGCAAATCCTCTGGTTCCGAGGCCTCAACAGGATACAGACTCAG ATCCGAGTAGTGAATGCATTCCGCAGCTCCCTGTCCCCCTATGAGGGGTTGGAGAAGCCTGAGTCACGCAGCTCAATCCACAACTTTATGACCCACCCGGAGTTCCGGATAGAGGACTCGGAGCCCCACATCCCCCTCATTGACGACACGGATGCCGAGGATGACGCCCCTACGAAGAGAAACGCCACCCCCACACCCCCTCCACCTCCCTCCCCATCGCCCAACCAGAACAATAACGCCGTAGACAGCGGCGTCCACCTCTTCTTAGACAACAGCAAACCGGCCACACCCTCGGCCCCAGCGAGCCCCATGCACAGCGTGGAGACGTCCCTCTGA
- the atp2b1a gene encoding plasma membrane calcium-transporting ATPase 1 isoform X2, producing MANNSYSGVKNSIAEPNHDGEFGCSLKELRSIMELRGAEGLQKIQDTYGDVNGLCNRLKTSPVDGLSGNLADIESRKSVFGQNFIPPKKPKTFLQLVWEALQDVTLIILEVAAIISLGLSFYRPPETNDHKCGEGSGGVEDEGESEAGWIEGAAILLSVICVVLVTAFNDWSKEKQFRGLQSRIEQEQKFTVVRAGQVIQIPVAEIVVGDVAQIKYGDLLPADGVLIQGNDLKIDESSLTGESDHVKKLIDKDPMLLSGTHVMEGSGKMVVTAIGVNSQTGIIFTLLGAGEEDDDDEKEEKKKEKERKKDKKNKKQDGSVENRKKAKAQDGAAMEMQPLNSDEGADAEEKRKANLPKKEKSVLQGKLTKLAVQIGKAGLVMSAITVLILVVLFIVNTFWLQGLPWEKSCTPIYIQYFVKFFIIGVTVLVVAVPEGLPLAVTISLAYSVKKMMKDNNLVRHLDACETMGNATAICSDKTGTLTMNRMTVVQVYIAEQHYRKVPEPEVIPASTMDLLVLGISVNSAYTTKIMPPEKEGGLARQVGNKTECALLGFVLDLKKDYQAIRNEIPEEKLYKVYTFNSVRKSMSTVLKNADGSFRMFSKGASEILLKKCFKILTANGETKVFRPRDRDDMVKKVIEPMASEGLRTICLAYRDFPASEGEPEWENEAEILSRLTCVCVVGIEDPVRPEVPDAIRKCQRAGITVRMVTGDNINTARAIATKCGILQPGDDFLCLEGKEFNRRIRNEKGEIEQERIDKIWPKLRVLARSSPTDKHTLVKGIIDSTALEQRQVVAVTGDGTNDGPALKKADVGFAMGIAGTDVAKEASDIILTDDNFSSIVKAVMWGRNVYDSISKFLQFQLTVNVVAVIVAFTGACITQDSPLKAVQMLWVNLIMDTFASLALATEPPTESLLLRKPYGRNKPLISRTMMKNILGHAVYQLTVIFTLLFAGEKLFDIDSGRNTPLHAPPSEHYTIVFNTFVLMQLFNEINARKIHGERNVFDGIFNNLIFCSIVFGTFIIQIVIVQFGGKPFSCVGLSIEHWLWCVFLGCGCLLWGQVISSIPTSRLKFLKTAGHGTQKEEIPDEELEDMEDHDEIDHAERELRRGQILWFRGLNRIQTQMDVVSAFQSGTSFQGALRRHPSSTSQQHDIRVVNAFRSSLSPYEGLEKPESRSSIHNFMTHPEFRIEDSEPHIPLIDDTDAEDDAPTKRNATPTPPPPPSPSPNQNNNAVDSGVHLFLDNSKPATPSAPASPMHSVETSL from the exons GTTTAAGTGGGAACCTTGCTGATATCGAAAGCAGAAAATCAGTGTTTGGACAGAACTTTATACCTCCGAAAAAGCCAAAAACTTTTCTTCAGTTAGTATGGGAAGCGTTACAAGACGTAACGTTGATCATTCTAGAAGTGGCAGCCATAATTTCATTAGGCCTTTCTTTTTATAGACCTCCGGAAACAAACGATCACA AATGCGGGGAAGGATCAGGAGGAGTAGAAGACGAGGGCGAGTCCGAGGCAGGATGGATCGAAGGAGCTGCCATCCTCCTTTCTGTAATCTGCGTGGTGCTAGTGACCGCCTTTAACGACTGGAGTAAAGAGAAGCAGTTCCGTGGCTTACAGAGCCGCATTGAACAAGAGCAGAAGTTTACAGTGGTGCGCGCCGGGCAAGTCATTCAGATCCCCGTGGCTGAGATCGTAGTCGGGGATGTCGCACAAATCAAATACG GTGACCTCTTACCCGCCGACGGCGTTCTCATCCAAGGGAACGATCTTAAAATCGACGAGAGCTCTCTGACAGGAGAATCGGACCACGTGAAGAAGCTGATAGATAAAGATCCAATGCTGTTGTCAG GTACCCATGTCATGGAGGGCTCTGGAAAAATGGTCGTCACCGCCATCGGAGTCAACTCCCAGACCGGAATCATCTTCACGCTGCTCGGGGCAggagaggaggatgatgatgacgaaaaagaggagaagaagaaagaaaaagagaggaagaaagacaaaaaaa ACAAAAAGCAAGATGGCTCTgtggagaacagaaagaaag ctaAAGCCCAGGATGGAGCAGCAATGGAAATGCAACCCCTGAACAGTGACGAAGGGGCAGATGCAGAGGAGAAGCGCAAAGCCAACTtgccaaaaaaagagaaatctgTTCTCCAAGGGAAGCTGACTAAACTAGCAGTCCAAATCGGCAAAGCAG GTCTGGTGATGTCTGCCATCACTGTCCTTATCCTGGTGGTGTTGTTTATAGTGAACACCTTTTGGCTGCAAGGCCTTCCATGGGAGAAGAGCTGCACACCCATATACATCCAGTATTTCGTCAAGTTCTTCATCATCGGCGTGACCGTCCTGGTGGTGGCCGTCCCCGAGGGTCTGCCTCTTGCCGTCACTATTTCGCTGGCTTACTCTGTCAAA AAAATGATGAAGGACAACAATTTGGTAAGGCATTTAGATGCCTGCGAGACCATGGGCAATGCTACTGCCATCTGTTCAGATAAAACAGGCACTCTAACCATGAACAGGATGACCGTCGTGCAGGTTTACATCGCAGAACAGCACTACAGGAAGGTCCCTGAGCCGGAGGTAATCCCTGCCAGCACCATGGACCTGCTCGTTCTGGGCATCAGTGTCAACAGTGCTTACACCACCAAGATCATG CCTCCTGAGAAGGAGGGAGGTCTGGCCCGTCAAGTGGGCAACAAAACCGAATGTGCCTTGCTTGGCTTTGTGCTGGACCTGAAAAAAGACTACCAAGCAATCCGCAACGAGATCCCAGAGGAGAAACTCTATAAAGTTTACACTTTCAACTCTGTCAGGAAATCCATGAGCACCGTGCTGAAGAACGCTGACGGAAGCTTCCGGATGTTCAGCAAAGGAGCCTCGGAAATTCTACTCAAGAA ATGTTTTAAGATCCTTACAGCCAATGGTGAGACCAAGGTGTTCCGGCCCAGAGACAGAGACGACATGGTGAAGAAAGTGATCGAGCCCATGGCGTCTGAAGGCCTGAGGACAATATGCCTGGCCTACAGAGACTTCCCCGCCTCCGAAGGGGAACCCGAGTGGGAAAACGAGGCCGAGATACTCTCCAGACTcacctgtgtgtgcgtggtggGCATCGAGGACCCCGTCAGACCGGAA GTCCCAGACGCTATTAGAAAGTGCCAGCGTGCCGGGATTACAGTGCGCATGGTGACCGGGGACAACATCAACACAGCCCGTGCCATAGCAACTAAATGTGGCATCCTGCAGCCTGGAGATGATTTTCTCTGCCTGGAAGGTAAAGAGTTCAACCGGCGGATACGCAACGAGAAAGGAGAG ATTGAACAGGAGCGAATTGATAAAATATGGCCGAAACTCCGAGTCCTGGCGAGATCCTCTCCGACAGACAAGCATACGTTAGTTAAAG GCATCATTGACAGCACTGCCTTAGAACAGAGACAAGTAGTAGCAGTAACGGGAGACGGTACGAACGACGGCCCTGCCTTGAAAAAGGCTGACGTCGGATTTGCTATG GGCATCGCAGGCACAGATGTAGCTAAAGAGGCTTCTGACATCATTCTCACCGACGACAACTTCTCCAGCATCGTCAAAGCGGTCATGTGGGGCCGCAACGTCTACGACAGCATCTCCAAATTCCTGCAGTTCCAGCTCACCGTCAACGTAGTGGCTGTGATCGTGGCCTTCACCGGAGCTTGCATCACACAG GATTCTCCATTGAAGGCAGTACAGATGTTGTGGGTAAATCTGATCATGGACACCTTTGCCTCACTGGCTCTGGCTACGGAGCCTCCCACGGAGTCTCTGCTGCTGAGGAAGCCGTACGGCCGAAACAAACCGTTAATCTCCAGAACCATGATGAAGAACATCCTGGGCCATGCCGTTTACCAGCTCACCGTCATCTTCACTCTGCTGTTTGCAG GTGAAAAACTGTTCGACATAGACAGCGGCCGTAACACCCCTCTCCACGCGCCGCCTTCTGAACACTACACCATCGTCTTCAACACCTTTGTGTTGATGCAGCTCTTCAACGAAATCAACGCTCGCAAGATCCACGGCGAAAGGAACGTCTTCGACGGTATCTTCAACAACCTTATCTTCTGCTCCATTGTCTTCGGCACGTTCATCATCCAG ATTGTCATTGTTCAGTTTGGAGGGAAGCCCTTTAGCTGTGTGGGTCTCAGCATCGAGCACTGGCTCTGGTGCGTTTTCTTAGGCTGTGGCTGTCTGCTCTGGGGTCAG GTGATCTCCTCCATCCCGACCAGTCGCCTGAAGTTCCTGAAGACGGCCGGTCACGGAACTCAGAAGGAAGAGATCCCAGACGAGGAGCTAGAGGACATGGAGGACCACGACGAGATCGACCACGCCGAGCGTGAGCTTCGCAGGGGGCAAATCCTCTGGTTCCGAGGCCTCAACAGGATACAGACTCAG ATGGATGTAGTGAGTGCGTTCCAGAGCGGCACTTCCTTTCAGGGGGCCCTCAGGCGTCACCCCTCGAGCACCAGCCAACAGCACGAT ATCCGAGTAGTGAATGCATTCCGCAGCTCCCTGTCCCCCTATGAGGGGTTGGAGAAGCCTGAGTCACGCAGCTCAATCCACAACTTTATGACCCACCCGGAGTTCCGGATAGAGGACTCGGAGCCCCACATCCCCCTCATTGACGACACGGATGCCGAGGATGACGCCCCTACGAAGAGAAACGCCACCCCCACACCCCCTCCACCTCCCTCCCCATCGCCCAACCAGAACAATAACGCCGTAGACAGCGGCGTCCACCTCTTCTTAGACAACAGCAAACCGGCCACACCCTCGGCCCCAGCGAGCCCCATGCACAGCGTGGAGACGTCCCTCTGA